From the genome of Salvelinus namaycush isolate Seneca chromosome 1, SaNama_1.0, whole genome shotgun sequence:
accggcaacaatgtcgcctatgggcacaaacccactgtcgctggaccagacaggactggcaaaaagtgctcttcactgacgagtcacggttttgtctcaccagggatgatggtTGCATTCTCGTTTATCGtggaaggaatgagcgttacaccgaggcctgtactctggtgcgggatcgatttggaggtggagggtccgacatggtctgggggcggtgtgtcacagcatcatcggactgagcttgttgtcattgcaggcaatctcaacgctgtgcgttacagggaagacatcctcctccctcatgtgatacccttcctgcaggctcaccgTGACATGCCTGACATGagacatgacaatgccaccagccatactgctcgttctgtgggtgatttcctgcaagacaggattgtcagtgttctgccatggccagcgaagagcccggatctcaatcgaattgagcacgtctgggacctgttggataggagcgtgagggctagggccattccccccagaaatgtccaggaacttgcaggtgccttgatggaagagtggggtaacatctcacagcaagaactggcaaatctggtgcagtccatgaggaggagatgcactgcagtacttaatgcagctggtggccacaccagatactgactgttacttttgattttgacctcccctgtcacgacttccaccgaaggtggctcctctccctgttcgggcggcggtcggcgtcgccggcctactagccatcaccgatccgtGTTTCcttttccgtttgttttgtctttggttctgtcacacctggttttcatttgctttgatttctgtgtgtatatttacCCTGTTTCCCCGcttaggtttgtgcgggattattttttCTTGTTGCTTGTGGAGGCTTTCCTCAGTGTATCTTTTGCGTGTAGTGATTTTAGTAATGTGCGTTGTGGTTCTACGCCTTACGGGTGAACTGTTTGTTCCCATTGGGTTTTGGGTATTTGTACTGGACTGTGTTTGTTTTGGACTTGCCCTGATTAAAAATTTACACGCTACACTGacatttctgctctcctgcgtttgactcctcaCTTACCTTCAGTGCGCTCGCAAcaccccttttgttcagggacacattattccatttctgttagtcacatgtctgtggaacttgttcagtttatgtctcagttgttgaatcttgttatgttcatacaaatatttgcacatgttaagtttgctgaaaataaacacagttgacagtgagagaacgtttatttttttgctgagtttatataaagCCCATATTTCTCAGGAGCCCTGctttctcttctatctctctacCAAACTATTGACAAACACACTGCATTGTGAGTTTGTGCTATGTGCTATTTTACCTCCACTAAATGCCCTTAATACTGAGATTGGAAATGAGAATGCTCTAATCCAGTGTGCTATGATGTGACGTCCCTGGTCCAAGCTTTCCACAGCTtgccctccacccctcccctacACACACATCCCCTGGATGCAGCACGTCGACCCTTTGCTCTGTTAATCCAGTGAACACTCACTACGATCTGCATGTATGCTCTGCTCTACTCTTGAGCTCTGATGATCCAACAAATGAATGACAGGACACCTCACTCTGAGAAGACACCAAAATTCTGTCCAGGATTATAACACTGCTGTGAACGTCATCAGATCAGAGCTCATTAATTGTGTGCTGGGGCTCCACTGGACTCAGTTGGGCCAGTTGAGTATGAGGTCCCATGCCTGCACCGTGACTTTCCTCCTGCCTGTTGCTCTTTACCTCTGTAAGGATGCCTTTCCCTTATCTATTTATGtattgtatgtctgtgtgtctctgtctgtgtgtgttgtagtgatGTTACTTTAGTGTGGTGAGCGTAGTTTGATGCTTCGAAGGCAGCTTTTATCTCACTCTGCTCTTACTAGTTTCCTGTATTTTTTCTGTTCAACTGTTTTTGTTTGTTAGAATATTTGAAACTGAAGGGATGGCATAAGTAGCAGAGCAGGAGTGATGATTTGGTATGGGGTGATGGTAAGTTGGTAAGGAGAAGAGAGCAATGGTATGGGTGAAAAGGTATTTCTTTCTGAATCCATTTGGATATGAAGGAGAGAGGTTTTACGAAGCACTTATCCTAATGAAATACATGCTGTTCTATCTTGTTCCGAAcagcgcagtgtgtgtgtgtgtttatgtgtgtgtgtgcctcccaCTGTCGTCTCTCAGGGAGTTGTGGGACAGCTGGAGAATACTATCCCACTGAGGTTAGTGCTGAGGATAGGGGCGGTACCTCCTGTAGTCTACGGAGTTGACTAAAGGCCATAAGAATGTTACgttgagagagagacataatgcATGTTGTGCTAGGACACCAGAGCAAGAGATTAATTTGTAGAGTGTGTTGCATTCACCCCAACCTTCTCCCTGTGGTGATGCTCATCTTCATGTTCCTTCTCCACCCTCTCTCAgggctaatgtgtgtgtgtgtttgtgtgtgattatgtggttgtttgtttgtatgtttgccaatgtgtgtgtacatgtagtttacacacacacacagacacagacacagacacagacacagacccacccacccacccacccacccacccacccacacacacacacacacacacacacacacacacacacagagaggggcaTAGCAGGTATCTCCAGAGGCAGACAGGCTGATGAATTACCTTACTCCGATGCTAAAACCCCAGACGTAAATAAACAAATGAAAAGTAATCTATTAATAGCACTGGACAAAAGAGCTTATGTATCTACTGTAATTCACATTCATACTCTtcactcccttccctccctcagATCTGGCCCCTGTGTGTTGGGCTGCTGCACTCCCTAGCTCCTGTGGCGTCATCTACAAGAGCTTTGCTCAGTGTCTCCTCACTCTGGGGGACAGTCTGGGTGACACACAGAAAGAGCAGAGCGCACAGGACATTGACACAGTCTGCAGgtgagtctctctctcccactccaacTTGACACCTACTCTGAATCAATCCAGCTCTCTTTTTCTCCTTGCATattctcccatctcctcacaCACATAAGTGTTGTAAATGTTCATTTTCAGACCAAGTCACTCCTACAGAATCAGACTGTAACCCAACATGTGCTCCAACACTTGTAAACACACACATGTCCTACGTCCCTCATTCACAACCTTCAGATTTCCTTGGTGTATTCCTTTCACATACTTTCAAAAAACACACTCCCTCACAAACCACACTCTCATGTTGTCATACAGTATTTGCCCCCTTACAGATCATGGGATGCGTTCCATGTGTGTGCGAATGCGGCACTTGCCGGTTGTCCTGGAGACGCAGCGGCTGTGTGGGAGTCTCTGAGGCAAGAGTCTAGGAAGACACAGTTTTCTGGAAACCTCTATGACATGTGTGCCAGCCGCACCACACTGGCACCCAATACAGTGCCCATGCCACCCTCCCAGAGGCCACCAACATCAGACCAGACCAATCAAGAAACTCTAAAAGGGTACACGCATCACCTTGGACCCGCCTACACCACGCTTTTGCTCTCAGCATGCatctctctactgctcctgctcaGGATGTAGCCCTAGCCTCCCTCAGACTGCTATAGGTTCTCTGTGAGCCTTGTGTTTTACTGGACTGAGCATAAAATGAACCAACACACACCTGTAAAAACCCCtcactccaacacacacgcaagcacacatcCCCTCACTCCAAAATGCATACCTCCTccaacacgcatacacacacaggcatgtacatgtacacacacaaacacacatacagagtAACGCAAGAAAACACTCCCAAGCGTTATGGACGTCACTATTATGCATATTATGTAAAATAACGTTTCCATGTCAACCTCTCTGTGcaattttctgtataccacctatCATTGATAAGAGGGAAGTACTGACATTACTGATAGAGTTGCTCTATAATCTACACGTTATGTGAACTCTGTTTTTATATGTGACGTGTAGTGGGGCAATATTTGATACATGTATGTATGCATACATTATTATTACCTCACATGCAACTTGTAAATAAGACTAAGCAATTAGCCCATTAAATGAATTATCTGACTTCataagataaataacaatatgcaAGAGACTGTAGTTATACCATGTGCAATCAAGTATTATGCTGACTAATATCAAGACAGGAACAAAAAATAGAAAGAACGAATCTAAGACCTTTTATAACATCtgagttgtttggattcagaatctGAGTTGTTGACCAATAGTATTACTGTAAAATTAGATATCAGATATCAGACCTACAGAACCCCTACACCTGTATACACTTTCGTGTTTTTATATGAGCTATGAAAGAGTTCacctgtaaaatgtattttactcAGCCACCAACTGACTAAATCCCTATATTCCCCAATCATTGATTCTTGCATTGCCTGTGTGGGCACTGGGAATGGAATAGCCACCACACACAGTGTGCCTGTAGACTTATTATGTAATGATTCATCATAATGTAAAAATGGTATCGGAAGCTGCACTTCACTTAGATACATGTTTGTTTTCAGTTTCATGTGAGATTGCTCAGAGCTGTTGCTTTAAGGGGTGCATGCTTTGTTTCATTCAATTGTAAGATGTGAAATCAGACACACAGTTGATTAATCCAGCCAGTTAGATTTGATAATTCATGCATTCATttgtaataaaatatatttacaagGATATGTATGGTGTAGCATGTAACGTGCAATGTGTGTGtatcctgtatgtgtgtgtgtgtttgtaatctTTGCTCTTAAATCCTTTCATAACAGAAGGTCACGAGCAGATCGATCTAATCTGTCTTTGTTCCTGCCCAGCAGCCCTCGATGCACCCTGACAGCCCAGGACACACTGCACATCCTAGCCATGTGTCAGAgtaggggagggaggagggtgagagggaggaggaaacaTGAAGAGATGGTGAATTACGATGTGAACATGGTCATGAACAGAAACAAAGATTTAGAGAACAGTAGACAATACCATTTGTGCATGCGTGTGGCTATGACAAGAGAGATGAGGAGACAGGTGGATATATTTTTTGTTAATCCTCTTTTTGGTATCTTTATTTAAAGACCCAATCTACTAAAATCTATTCTCTAGTCTCCCTGTGACCAGTATTTGACCTGGGCACCGGGCCATGTTATCTTTCAGGGAGCCCTGAAATCTCACCCTCAGTCCCGGGTAGATTAAATGATACAGAagagattccatgtgtttttgcATTAGCAGGTCTGTAATAATACTACTGCTAAAACACGCAAAGACTTTGACAAAATAACTGCTCTTTAGGTTCACATTTAtgcatgatcatcatcatcattactctattttctaaacttgtttttgttgtttgttgttttttacgtTTTATTTTCTGTAATAATGAGCCAGTGTATTGCACATCTGAGGTGCATATTTGGTACTTAAGTGCCACCTAGTGGTATATTTTAAGTATTTGAGTAACAAGCACTGAGACAAATTCCCCATACTGTACTATAAAGTTTTATTTTATGAGCCCTGGCTATAATCTGCCTGGGATTATCTTGGAATGGACTTGAATGCAGTTCATGTACACTTAATTCAGAACACTGAGCCTGAGAATACAGAATACAGAATATAAAGTATAACCAGTAATAGAACAGCTACgaaaaactaacaaaaacaacaacattgtttTGAGCGGAAAATGTGTTGGGTGTAAACCCGTGGCTGCAAAATAGCTCCATAGCAGCTCTCTGTGCTTACATTGTACCTGTCTTCAGCAAAACAAGGCTTTCCCAGATTGAACACCTAAACCTAGTGTTGTTAATGCTATCACAGCCTTCTGCAGGGTTAGTCCAGCTCCTCAATGAGACAACCTGGTTTGCTGGCTTCAGGGCTCTGCCTCTGTCTGGGTTCTCCCTGAGGTTCTGATATCACCAGCTCTGGGGCATCCCCCGCCTCTGGGTCCAATGCTACTAGGTGATTGGTGGGCGATTTGTTTGACGTTTTGTCACAGACCCTGAACAGTGAAGATGAGCATGGACCTGGGGTAGGTGTGGTCTCTGTGGTCCACACTGTCCCACTCTGATGTATGATTGGATCTACATCGTTGTTGTCTCCTGAAACGATCTCTATCATTGGCCGGAATACTCGCTGGAAACACAGGTGGTCAATTCAGACATAACACAGCTGACCCAAATGAAATACACTCTGTGCTGATTTAAATGCTGTGTTGACCTCATAAAATATTAGCATGTGAGTCATTTAGAGACTAATTGTGTGTATTTGGAATATGCCTGCTGACTATTGTACAATAAATGCTAAAGGTATTATATTCTTTCTTTTGGGTAATAAAAGTTACAGCCTAGTCTATGGTATGTAATGTACCTGAGAGGAGAAGATGCAGATGCTGTCTGGATCTTCAACATCCACATCCTCCAGGTCAGGGAGATCCTGTGGAGTCAGGTGACCATTAGTCAGGGGACAAGGCTTTAGTGCTCTAAATGAAGGTTAGAGTCAAGTTAGAGTCAAGAGCTAAATGATAAAGAGTCTGAGGCAGTCTGTGCTTTTGGTTAAGATGCTGATGGAGAGGGACTAGATAACAACAATAAAACATTATTACAGTGTGATAATCACTCTATTATAGTGATAGTGATTGGTAATGCTTGGCTGTGGTGGTCAGTCTGACTCACGTCAATACGAAGTGGTGGGCGTGGCCCCAAGTGGATGGTCTCCAGgtcctctgtctcctctacctcAGTCACCATTGGTCCAGGACCGTGCTCTACAATTCTCCCACCTGTCTGAGACTGTGGCTGGCCACATACTGACTGTTCTCTCTCTAACTTCTCTCTCTTTGGCTGCCTTCTTTGTAGTTGTTCTCTCCTTGACTGGTTTAACTCTAACAGTTCTTCCTTTAAGCTTTCTTCTGTTGCTTGCTCTCCATCTGGCTGATCTCCCTCTTGGTGCTCTCCATCTGGCTGATCTCCCTCTTGGTGCTCTCCATCTGGCTGATCTCCCTCTTGGTGCTCTCTCTCCAGCTGATCTCCCTCTTggtgctctctctctagctgatCTCCCTCTTggtgctctctctctagctgatCTCCCTCTTggtgctctctctctagctcatcTCCCTCTTggtgctctctctctagctgatCTCCCTCTTggtgctctctctctagctcatcTCCCTCTTggtgctctctctctagctgatCTCCCTCTTGGTGCTCTCTCTTTAGCTGATCTCCCTCTTggtgctctctctctagctgatCTCCCTCTTggtgctctctctctagctgatCTCCCTCTTGGTGCTCTCTCTCTAGCCGATCTCCCTCCGGATCCTCTCTTTCTAGTTGTTCTCTGTCTAGCTGCTTCTTCAGTGGCTGTTCAATCCCTGGCTTTTCCTTTTCTGGctgttctctctgtgtctgtaggAACTCTTCATGGGCCTCCAGACTGTCCTCCACAAATGCCTGgatcctctcctccctgcccgGGCTCTGATTCTGCCTCTGGTTCTTTTCACTGGGGCTCTCAATTTCTGGAGTTGTAGTGGTCTCATACTCCCCTAGAAAAGGTCAACACACCCTTATCAAACTTCTCTACGTCGTGTGTGTGTAAGGAGgttccaagtgtgtgtgtgtgtgtgtgtgtgtgtggatatgagTGCGTGTGTGCGTACCTCTCTCTTGCAGCTCTCTGAGTCGCAGTTTCTCCATGGCTTGGTCTCTGATGGTTGCCATGGCGTCCAGACTGTCCTGGATCTTCCTTCTCTCTCGTGTTTGCCATGATTCCCTCTCCCTGCGCTCCCCCTCCGGACCCGCTGTCCCCCACGCCTCCGCACACGCCCTTCATACCGCAACCACATGATAATCATACAGCAACCAAGGACCAACATCACAGACCACACAATGACTCAAGCATAAGTATGACATGCACGGGCAAACAGAGACAAACTGGTAATGCACCTGTCCTTTGGGAACACAGGTCGGTCATCCAGGTACGTGAGCTGTTTGAGACGTATGATCATAGTCTTCCTGTAGTATGGGATTTTCTTTATCACTTCATTTCCCATCAGGTTCAGCACGCGCTGAGGAGGAGGGAACAACAAGGgtgtaatcacacacacacatacacaggcttGGGTATATTATCAGCATGAAGCAAGAGTATTTGCATTTTATAGTCAGTGTGTCATGCACATGGGCATACTAATGAATAAAGATGATATGATCTATATTGCATAAAGTACTGTTTATCTGTGTGAGCCTGTTGTGAGCATGTCTTCTCACCAGTTCCGGCATTCTCTCCAGCACAGTGAGGATGTCTGGGTCATCCAGCAGGTTGTGGGACATGTCCAGTACACTGAGGGAGAGGCACTGACTCAGATGCTCCACGTCTCCCACTGTCTGCAGCTTATTATGGGCTATCTGCAGGGTGCCCagatcaggcaggcaggctgggaAAATACTCACAAATCAGATAgatggattcacacacacacactgagatagGTGGGGTACGTAGAGTGAGGACAGACTCACCAATGTTTTCGATGGTGTGTATGTAGTTGTTGCAGACATTGAGGGTGCAGAGCTTGCTGAGTGGTTCTAAGTTCTCCAGATTGTGTATGAGGTTCTGGTGGAGGAAGAGGCAGCGTAGGTCCGTTTGGGCCTGCAGGTTCTGGATGCGCTGCAGTCCGTTGCACTCCAGCCAGAGACACTTCAGCCCTGTGTACTCCTCCAGATTCTCTATGGTGGAGAAGCCTAAGAGGggaaaacataaaacaaataaCATTAGAATACTAAAAGAACTCTAACAGTGCAGTTGTATTCCACCTACAATTCTATATAGACCCCACAAAGCTTATGATTTTAATTTCTATAAATGATTCACGCAACAATATATCTAACCCGTCCATAAACAACAATTCCACACACACCTTTGAAGTGCAAATACAGTGTGTCATTCAATCGAGGTGTCATGTAGAGTTTATTTTGCTTGCAGTGGTTCTTCAGAAATGTCTTTGTCATTCTGAGGAACATAAAGCGTCACTAGTTAGAATGCTAGACAGAACGAACAATAATGCTAGAAGACTACTGACAGCTAATTCCTAGCTTTTAAGATGACCTTGGACCCGAGTCCTTTTCCTTTTTCTCTTGTTGTTGGGCTTGTATGAGTTTGTCGACTTCTGTATGTGAGGACACACAACAGTCTCCTTCGATAACCACGTTTGGCAGGGGGCTGCAGTTCATCTTGGGGGGCTCCTCTGaagtgagagaggaggataaCTTTAGACATGGCTAGACTCATGCGATTATTTAACATGTTGCCATGTGGTGACTATTATGCTAAATTATAGTGAACTGTCTAACCTAGTTTACTGGAAGGTGTTGACATCGCGTTCAGCAATATTTCTGCATCTCCAGCTTGCAGGGTCATACTGGATTCCTCGCCACTCTCTTCTTCCACCTCACCGGATTCGAGGGGTTTAGGATGCATCGTCGATAGTTTTAAGTGATTACTACTTCTATATACTATTTACTTGTTTAGTTAACAGTTTGTGTTAACGTATTAGCCAGTTGTAATAACTTGTCATAAACTCCCTGTCAGCTATTTCCCGGTAAAGCTTTTCTGTGTTTCCGTAGCAACGGTGAATCATCAAACGACGACCGCCCTCCTCTCATGATTGGTTGTGCAAGCCAGAGTCATATTTAATTTAAAcgttattttatcagggagtcatactgacaccaatgtctcttttacagatgagccttGAATTACACAAATCAAAGGAAATACATTATTAAAAAAACTACGAAATTCGTCAGTATTAATGTGCGGATTCGATTATGCTAAACCGCAGGGCACCGTGGTATGGCCCGTTACGTCATCGGGCGAAATCGGGGAGGAGCACACTTCTCAAATCGAACAGTAATCTGCGGCGCTCGGTCATTTTGTCAACCAACGCTGCATGGTTCATCGTCCAGAAACATACAACATATCTTTTTCATAAAATAAATGTTCGAATTTTCTAACTATTTTttattgggaaggcagataaacCGTTATAATAAAAAGCAATCCCGTTAGCATGGGAAAACACAGAATACTTGTAATTATTACACGTGCTTAATTaagtcacttttgttttgagccgacttcGCCATGGACTTTGAACGGGGAGCCTGGCTCACGACCAGGAGGCAGCCCGATTCCAAATCGAATTACAATCAACTTTCAGCCGACGCAAAACACGTTTACACGGGGGTCCGGTCCCGGGCGGGATTCATCGAACCCCCTCTATGGCTCTGATATAAACTATTGTATCCGAGCCGTCTTTACGCTTAAACATTTTCATTGGTCAAAAGGACTGACATTCAATCTATTTTTCCCCGGAGCTAAAAATATGAATATTTACACAGCATACAGCGATTCCAAAATAAAACGTGTATGTAATCAATGTAGCCTATTCTGAATAATAAATGTATTGTCGACCACAAAAAGGCAGAGATCCTATAAATCTATTTTTATTTCTAGTTATGTAATTCTATGCACTTATTTGAACTAACTCTTACAGTAGGCCTATGCAAGGATACGATGGTTGCTTCATCCATTGTTGGACTTCTGAATTAATgaaatgtacccattgattcttttttattttatttatttttatttcacctttatttaaccaggtaggccagttgagaacaagttctaatttacaactgcgacctggccaagataaagcaaagcagtgcgacaaaaacaacaacacagagttacacataaacaaacgtagagtcaataacacaatagaaaaatatatgtacagtgtgtgcaaatgtagaagagtagggaggtaaggcaataaaaaggccatggaggtgaaataattacaattttgcattaacactggagtgatagatgtgcagatgctgatgtgcaagtagaaatactggggtgcaaaagagcaagaggataaataacaatatggggatgaggtagttgggtgtgctatttacagattggctgtgtacaggtacagtgatcggtaagctgctcttacagctgatgcttaaagttagagagggtaTAAGAccccagcttcagtgatttttgaaattcgttccagtcattggcagcagaaaactggaaggaaaggcggctaaaggaagtgttggctttgggggtatacctgttggagcgcgtgctacaggtgggtgtttctatggtgacctgtgagctgagataaggcggggctttacctagcatagacttatagatgacctggagccagtgggtttggcgacgaatatgtagtgatggccagccaacgagagcatagaggtcgcagtgttgggtagtatatggggctttgctgacaaaacggatggcactgtgatagactgcatccagtttgctgagtagagtgttggaggctattttgtaaatgacatcgccaaagtcaaggatcggtaggatagtcagttttacgagggtatgtttggcagcatgagtgaagaaggctttgttgcgaaatagaaagtcgattctagatttaattttggattggagatgcttaatgtgagtctggaaggagagtttacagtctaaccagacacctaggtatttgtagttgtccacatattttaagtcagaaccgtccagagtagtgatgctagtcgggtgggagggtgcgggcagcaatcggttgaagagcatgcacttagttttgctagcatttaaaagcagctGGAGGCCTCggatggagtgttgtatggcattgaagctcgtttggaggtttgttagcacagtgtccaaagaagggccagatgtatacagaatggtgtcgtctgcgtagaggtggatcagagaatcaccagcagcaagagcgacatcattgatatatacagaaaaaagagtcggcccgagaattggaCCCTGTGgcatagagactgtcagaggtccggacaacaggccctccgatttgacacactgaactctatctgagaagtagttggtgaaccaggcgaggcagtcatttgagaagccaaggctattgagtctgccaataagaatgcggtgattgacaagagtcgaaagccttgaccaggtcgatgaagacggctgcacagtactgtcttttatcgatggcggttatgatatcatttaggaccttgagcgtggctgaggtgcacccatgaccagctcggaaaccagattgcattctTGAAGAAGATAACTTAGGAATGCTGCATaagtttagttcaactgtcataccccatgaAAACCCAAAATGCAAGCTTGTTTCaatccaatgtttgtaaacaaagtaaatgtaaacaaacactatatagcctataAACATGTTTAGAACTATAATGTTGACATCATGGATGCTCAGTCCTTGATTCCATAGCTCTGTCTACGAATGTGACagaggttacatttctccagccctatcccacagctttttactgaaacaggaATGGGGATGACggtttgttattgtttgaactgctgattgccgctttaaaggttcaatatgcagaaatcgctccgcaaTTTGCttgttgctaaaattctaatagtttgcttaATTTTGGACAAgctgtatagtgtagagaatcattgtactgtctaaactgacgtggtcttcctgtctgggttggcgccccccctggggttgtgccgtggg
Proteins encoded in this window:
- the nrn1lb gene encoding neuritin 1-like b — translated: MEPLAEAIRVTPAIQGLLIDLAPVCWAAALPSSCGVIYKSFAQCLLTLGDSLGDTQKEQSAQDIDTVCRSWDAFHVCANAALAGCPGDAAAVWESLRQESRKTQFSGNLYDMCASRTTLAPNTVPMPPSQRPPTSDQTNQETLKGYTHHLGPAYTTLLLSACISLLLLLRM
- the LOC120052595 gene encoding dynein assembly factor 1, axonemal-like — encoded protein: MHPKPLESGEVEEESGEESSMTLQAGDAEILLNAMSTPSSKLEEPPKMNCSPLPNVVIEGDCCVSSHTEVDKLIQAQQQEKKEKDSGPRMTKTFLKNHCKQNKLYMTPRLNDTLYLHFKGFSTIENLEEYTGLKCLWLECNGLQRIQNLQAQTDLRCLFLHQNLIHNLENLEPLSKLCTLNVCNNYIHTIENIACLPDLGTLQIAHNKLQTVGDVEHLSQCLSLSVLDMSHNLLDDPDILTVLERMPELRVLNLMGNEVIKKIPYYRKTMIIRLKQLTYLDDRPVFPKDRACAEAWGTAGPEGERRERESWQTRERRKIQDSLDAMATIRDQAMEKLRLRELQERGEYETTTTPEIESPSEKNQRQNQSPGREERIQAFVEDSLEAHEEFLQTQREQPEKEKPGIEQPLKKQLDREQLEREDPEGDRALKPCPLTNGHLTPQDLPDLEDVDVEDPDSICIFSSQRVFRPMIEIVSGDNNDVDPIIHQSGTVWTTETTPTPGPCSSSLFRVCDKTSNKSPTNHLVALDPEAGDAPELVISEPQGEPRQRQSPEASKPGCLIEELD